The Chitinophaga sp. H8 genome contains a region encoding:
- a CDS encoding SRPBCC family protein: MEQKTKINAEDGKQELVITREFDLPLDLLFKAYVVPEIVEQWMGTKVLQLRNERHGGYQFETTDPKGNKHGFNGVIHEFILNQRITRTFEMENTPFGVQLEFLEFEPLTEDTSKLTMHVVYKSVAIRDQILQMPFAQGINMAHNRLESTVSKLK, encoded by the coding sequence ATGGAACAAAAAACCAAAATCAATGCCGAAGACGGCAAACAGGAATTAGTGATAACACGGGAATTTGACCTGCCACTGGATTTGCTTTTCAAGGCATATGTAGTACCCGAAATAGTGGAGCAGTGGATGGGAACGAAAGTGCTGCAACTCAGGAATGAAAGGCATGGTGGTTATCAGTTTGAGACAACTGATCCTAAAGGAAACAAGCATGGGTTTAATGGGGTTATACACGAATTTATCCTTAATCAGAGAATCACGCGGACCTTTGAAATGGAAAATACCCCTTTTGGTGTTCAGCTGGAATTTTTAGAGTTTGAGCCACTTACAGAAGATACGAGTAAACTTACCATGCATGTAGTATACAAATCTGTAGCGATCAGAGACCAGATATTGCAGATGCCTTTTGCGCAAGGCATCAATATGGCACATAACAGACTGGAAAGTACCGTAAGCAAATTAAAATAA
- a CDS encoding ABC transporter permease, translated as MKSQVVFFNGLFSADSKSIKQEDQNAAGPFFVMVRKEVADQVHSWRFIILAGLILFTFLGSMYVSLSNISNAVSNTNDPDRLFLYLKLLTTTDGSLPPFHVFIGFLGPLLGISLGFDAINSEQSNGTLIRLMAQPVYRDAIINAKFVASLVVISTLFLSLNLLMIGGGLIITGVEIAPSELIRILCFVMLSIIYVAFWLNLSILLSVKFRQTATSALTAIAIWLFFTVFYQILLNILIKAFLPNPNTLTQDQLISYNEIILTFLRFVPSQLYTDATTTLLMPSIRSLGPLTMEQMAGAIPSPLSLRESLLVVWPQVSGLIAATVVCFALSYYLFMRREIRT; from the coding sequence ATGAAAAGTCAAGTGGTCTTTTTCAACGGTCTTTTTTCGGCAGATTCAAAAAGCATTAAACAGGAAGATCAAAATGCTGCCGGTCCGTTTTTCGTAATGGTACGTAAAGAAGTAGCCGATCAGGTGCATAGCTGGCGCTTTATCATTCTGGCAGGGCTTATACTGTTTACCTTCCTTGGATCCATGTATGTGTCCCTATCAAATATCAGCAATGCGGTTTCAAATACAAACGATCCTGACCGGTTGTTTTTATACCTGAAATTGCTGACTACCACTGACGGCTCCCTGCCTCCATTTCATGTATTTATTGGTTTTCTGGGGCCATTGCTCGGCATTAGTCTTGGTTTTGATGCAATTAATTCCGAGCAGTCCAATGGTACACTGATCCGGCTGATGGCGCAGCCTGTTTACCGCGATGCTATTATTAATGCCAAATTTGTAGCCTCCCTGGTTGTTATCAGTACACTTTTTTTATCCCTTAATTTGTTGATGATTGGGGGTGGACTGATTATAACAGGCGTAGAGATAGCACCGTCCGAGCTGATACGTATCCTCTGTTTTGTGATGCTGAGCATTATTTATGTAGCGTTCTGGCTCAACCTTTCCATCCTTTTATCAGTAAAGTTCCGGCAAACTGCCACATCTGCATTGACCGCTATTGCTATCTGGTTATTTTTCACTGTTTTCTATCAGATACTGCTGAATATTCTTATAAAAGCATTCCTACCCAATCCCAATACACTCACGCAGGATCAGTTAATTTCCTATAACGAAATCATCCTGACTTTTCTACGTTTTGTACCAAGCCAGTTGTACACAGATGCCACCACTACCCTGCTGATGCCTTCCATCCGCAGCCTGGGCCCGCTTACCATGGAGCAAATGGCAGGTGCCATTCCATCACCATTGTCCCTGCGGGAAAGCCTGCTGGTAGTATGGCCTCAGGTAAGTGGCCTTATTGCGGCAACAGTAGTATGCTTTGCCCTTTCCTATTATCTCTTTATGCGAAGGGAAATAAGAACCTGA
- a CDS encoding ArsR/SmtB family transcription factor, with product MELRRDVFQAIADPTRRMIITLVALQAMTPTAIAGNFDSSRQTISKHIQILTECEILKQEQNGREIYYHINAIKMKEIADFIEPFRQLWDDRFNKLETIMKKYKSNK from the coding sequence ATGGAATTAAGAAGAGATGTATTTCAAGCGATAGCTGATCCAACCAGAAGGATGATCATTACTTTGGTAGCCCTTCAGGCGATGACGCCCACGGCGATAGCGGGGAATTTTGACTCGTCGAGGCAAACCATTTCCAAGCATATACAGATTCTTACGGAATGTGAAATACTTAAACAGGAACAAAACGGACGGGAAATATATTATCACATTAATGCCATAAAGATGAAAGAGATAGCCGATTTTATTGAACCATTCCGTCAATTATGGGATGACAGGTTCAATAAATTAGAAACCATCATGAAAAAATATAAATCAAATAAATAG
- a CDS encoding DoxX family protein has translation MTKRNKIIYWIATLWLALGMFSTGLVQLLKVEKDANTIRQLGYPLYFLTIIGIWKILGVVAVLIPKYPLLKEWTYGGFFFAMSGAIFSHIASGNSMSEIAPPLLLLVLTITSWYFRPADRKVVLAH, from the coding sequence ATGACAAAGAGAAATAAAATTATCTATTGGATTGCTACGCTCTGGCTCGCATTGGGTATGTTTTCAACCGGATTGGTACAGTTGCTTAAAGTGGAAAAAGATGCCAACACTATTAGACAACTGGGCTATCCCTTATATTTTTTAACGATAATAGGTATCTGGAAAATACTGGGAGTGGTGGCAGTGCTTATTCCAAAATACCCTTTATTGAAAGAATGGACTTATGGTGGATTCTTTTTTGCGATGTCCGGAGCTATATTTTCACATATTGCATCGGGTAATTCCATGAGCGAAATTGCCCCACCGCTACTATTGCTGGTCTTAACCATAACATCCTGGTATTTCAGACCTGCTGACAGAAAAGTTGTTTTAGCTCATTAA
- a CDS encoding TonB-dependent receptor, with the protein MTRMLLFLLASLCTAAVYAQSGTIYGTVTTSDGHPAINVTISVERTRLGSISDENGVYAIKNIKPGNWTLRITSVGAATQLKAITIASGQTQQLNFVLNESAAQLNEVTVSSRNMNTESRIVAKMPLKNLENPQVYNTVSTEIMKQQGITSYDDIMRNVPGIFQTWQSTGRSGDGASYFALRGFDAQPSLINGLPGLTSGNLDPADVEEVQVMKGPSGTLFGASFYSYGGIINTITKKPYYGFGSEVGYSIGSFGLHRITADVNTLLSKKQKIAMRVNAAYTSEQSFQNAGFRKSFFIAPSFSYEVNDRLSFQVMAEILQEKRAVPPVFFHSNRDTALDFKNIRELNLNVKESFTSNELTIKNPRINFQAQMLYKLSGKWTSQTVFSGGRVKSDGIYTYMWDQDPGDKWFGQDFHIENQTTKTFDIQQNFNGDFKIGTLRNRLLIGLDYFHRNVVDNGSDWATGRNVSPQGEVTNYTDPSTGEVHPIVPLTKDAVYALLAGTSGNNSNVTNGFYSAYVSDVLNITPALIAMVSLRADYFDSKGDKNAADDDGYSQFALSPKFGLVYQILPDKVSVFGSYMNAFLNVSPSAVYDMDGNYQRTQSFKPEHANQVEFGIKTDIFTDKLYATLSVYDIKVGNKVVPDSKNPMNSTQGGKFGSTGFEVDLNAQPTPALHIIAGYSYNHTRVLEGNQNDFYSEPGRAPGGQGPQNLANLWATYKFTNGPLKHFGVGAGGNYASRYKVIDNSKTGIFYLPDYALMNAGVFYNAKHFRVSFNVNNITNEVYYTGYWSVNPQKPRNFVGSVAYKFR; encoded by the coding sequence ATGACGAGAATGCTATTATTCCTGCTTGCCTCCCTCTGTACGGCAGCAGTATATGCACAAAGCGGTACTATCTATGGTACAGTTACCACCAGCGATGGCCACCCGGCTATTAATGTTACTATTAGTGTTGAACGCACCAGGTTGGGGAGTATCAGTGACGAAAACGGAGTATATGCCATCAAAAATATAAAACCTGGCAACTGGACCTTGCGCATTACGTCCGTGGGCGCCGCTACACAGCTAAAAGCAATAACTATAGCTTCCGGGCAAACACAGCAACTGAATTTTGTCCTCAATGAAAGTGCTGCGCAATTGAATGAGGTAACCGTTTCTTCCCGCAATATGAACACGGAAAGCAGGATAGTAGCCAAAATGCCACTTAAAAATCTCGAAAATCCTCAGGTCTATAATACGGTTTCCACCGAGATCATGAAGCAGCAAGGTATTACCTCTTACGATGATATTATGCGTAATGTTCCTGGCATCTTTCAAACCTGGCAGTCCACCGGAAGATCAGGTGATGGGGCATCCTACTTCGCACTCCGGGGCTTTGATGCACAACCCTCCCTTATCAATGGCCTACCCGGTCTTACCAGTGGCAACCTGGACCCTGCGGATGTAGAAGAAGTGCAGGTAATGAAAGGTCCCTCCGGCACTCTCTTTGGTGCCAGCTTCTACAGCTATGGCGGTATCATCAATACGATCACAAAAAAACCTTACTATGGTTTCGGTAGCGAAGTGGGATATAGCATCGGCAGCTTCGGCCTTCACCGTATTACTGCGGACGTAAATACCCTCCTCAGCAAAAAACAAAAAATCGCCATGAGGGTAAATGCAGCTTACACTTCCGAGCAGTCCTTTCAAAATGCAGGCTTCCGGAAAAGTTTTTTCATTGCGCCCTCCTTCTCCTACGAAGTGAATGACCGCCTTTCCTTCCAGGTGATGGCCGAAATACTCCAGGAGAAAAGAGCAGTACCGCCGGTATTCTTTCATTCCAATCGTGATACCGCGCTTGACTTCAAAAATATCCGGGAGCTTAATCTGAATGTAAAGGAATCATTCACCAGCAATGAACTTACTATTAAAAATCCCCGGATAAACTTCCAGGCGCAAATGTTATACAAGCTCTCCGGTAAATGGACTTCCCAGACAGTTTTTTCCGGTGGCAGGGTAAAATCCGACGGCATTTATACCTATATGTGGGACCAGGACCCGGGGGATAAATGGTTCGGTCAGGATTTCCACATCGAAAATCAAACGACCAAAACATTCGATATACAACAAAACTTCAATGGTGATTTCAAAATCGGGACACTGCGTAACCGTTTGCTGATCGGACTGGATTACTTTCATCGTAATGTAGTGGATAATGGCTCGGACTGGGCAACCGGCAGAAACGTAAGCCCTCAGGGTGAGGTGACCAACTATACGGACCCGTCTACGGGAGAAGTACACCCCATCGTTCCGCTGACAAAGGACGCAGTGTATGCCCTTCTCGCCGGTACTTCAGGTAATAATTCCAATGTTACCAACGGCTTCTACAGCGCTTATGTATCGGACGTGCTGAATATCACTCCCGCGCTCATCGCGATGGTAAGCCTCAGAGCTGACTACTTCGATTCAAAAGGAGATAAAAATGCGGCGGATGATGATGGCTACAGCCAATTTGCATTGTCTCCCAAGTTTGGATTGGTTTACCAGATCCTGCCGGATAAAGTATCCGTTTTCGGTAGCTATATGAATGCATTCCTGAACGTATCTCCATCTGCTGTCTATGATATGGATGGTAATTATCAGCGTACGCAATCATTCAAACCTGAGCATGCCAACCAGGTGGAATTTGGTATCAAAACAGACATCTTTACGGATAAATTATACGCTACCCTCTCCGTTTATGATATCAAAGTTGGTAACAAGGTGGTGCCCGACAGTAAAAACCCGATGAACTCCACCCAGGGGGGAAAATTCGGTAGCACTGGATTTGAGGTAGACCTGAATGCCCAACCTACCCCGGCATTACATATCATTGCTGGTTACAGCTACAATCATACAAGGGTATTAGAGGGAAATCAAAACGATTTCTATAGTGAACCAGGCAGGGCGCCAGGCGGGCAAGGACCACAAAACCTTGCCAACCTCTGGGCTACCTATAAATTTACCAATGGACCATTAAAACACTTCGGTGTTGGTGCAGGTGGCAACTATGCCAGCAGATATAAAGTCATTGACAACAGCAAAACAGGCATCTTCTATTTGCCAGACTATGCACTGATGAATGCCGGAGTATTCTACAACGCAAAACATTTCCGGGTATCTTTCAACGTTAATAATATCACCAACGAAGTGTATTACACCGGCTACTGGTCTGTAAATCCACAAAAGCCCCGCAACTTTGTGGGAAGTGTTGCCTATAAATTCCGGTAA
- a CDS encoding YdeI/OmpD-associated family protein codes for MNPKVDFYFVKVEKWRRELAQLRKIILDCMLTEELKWGTPCYTFQDSNIVLIHVFKEYCAVLFFKGALLNDAHGMLVQQSKHTQATRQMRFTNVKEIVEAKAILKAYVYEAIEVEKAGLKVKFKAASEFAVPEEFQNRLDKLPALKKAFHALTPGRQRGYLLYFAGAKQSKTRESRVEKYTEKILDGKGLDD; via the coding sequence ATGAATCCCAAAGTTGATTTTTACTTCGTTAAAGTTGAAAAGTGGCGGAGAGAACTAGCGCAATTAAGAAAGATCATACTTGACTGTATGCTGACAGAAGAATTGAAATGGGGCACTCCCTGCTACACATTTCAGGATAGCAATATCGTTTTAATACATGTATTTAAGGAGTATTGTGCGGTGCTATTCTTTAAAGGTGCTTTGCTGAATGACGCTCATGGAATGTTGGTCCAACAGTCAAAGCATACGCAGGCTACACGTCAGATGAGGTTCACGAATGTAAAGGAGATTGTTGAGGCGAAAGCCATTCTAAAAGCCTATGTTTATGAAGCTATTGAAGTAGAAAAAGCTGGTTTGAAGGTGAAATTTAAAGCGGCATCTGAATTTGCCGTTCCTGAAGAATTTCAGAATAGATTAGATAAGCTTCCTGCATTGAAAAAGGCGTTTCATGCACTAACGCCTGGACGACAAAGAGGATACCTGCTTTACTTTGCCGGAGCTAAACAATCCAAGACCCGGGAGTCAAGGGTTGAAAAGTACACAGAGAAAATACTTGACGGCAAGGGATTGGATGATTAA
- a CDS encoding SRPBCC family protein: MSDNNVSLHRVIKASPEKVYRAFTEALAIASWLPPYGFLCTVHEMNVKTGGSFKMSFQNFSTGNSHSFGGKYLELKPNEFLKYTDTFDDPNLPGEMITTVWLRKTMVGTDIKITQEGIPAVIPAEMCYLGWQESLEKLAKLVEPEIPDA, encoded by the coding sequence ATGTCAGACAATAACGTTTCATTACACAGAGTAATTAAAGCATCTCCGGAAAAGGTATACCGTGCATTTACCGAAGCCCTGGCAATCGCTTCCTGGCTGCCCCCGTATGGCTTTCTTTGTACCGTTCATGAAATGAATGTAAAGACAGGTGGTTCCTTTAAAATGTCATTTCAGAATTTTTCCACTGGCAACAGCCATTCATTCGGAGGGAAATACCTGGAGCTTAAACCCAATGAATTTTTGAAATATACGGATACATTCGATGATCCTAATCTTCCCGGAGAGATGATCACTACGGTGTGGCTTCGGAAAACAATGGTAGGCACAGACATCAAAATTACACAGGAAGGCATCCCAGCGGTAATCCCAGCGGAAATGTGTTATTTAGGCTGGCAGGAATCACTGGAAAAGCTGGCTAAGCTGGTAGAGCCTGAGATTCCGGATGCCTGA